One Ahaetulla prasina isolate Xishuangbanna chromosome 17, ASM2864084v1, whole genome shotgun sequence genomic window carries:
- the MCL1 gene encoding induced myeloid leukemia cell differentiation protein Mcl-1, with product MFNKKTMVLYCGGSPGLAPAAPQSPGAGGGGGGGSGGGGGEGGLALHPGGVRAGLGVGGLCWPPAGCAEGPRALIGGGPRAGGPSLIGPPEAAARAPIGSPEEELDGCEPDAENGAEPPAASPASPPPGDPLRQVTLQLVASYLREAADQEPPKQDGGCGGGGKFLQGLLGRFGPCPGEAETAARALETLRRVCDDIMEKHQLAFQGMLRKVQIDKADDLKLMSEVATQVFNDGITNWGRIVTLISFGAFVAKHLKSLNQESSINTLAEIITEVLVTEKREWLLHHNAWEGFVKFFHVEDLEGSIRNILVAFASVAGLGASLAYLIR from the exons ATGTTCAACAAGAAGACGATGGTTCTGTATTGCGGCGGCTCCCCCGGATTGGCCCCGGCCGCCCCTCAGTCTCCCGGCGCGGGTGGTGGCGgcggaggaggaagcggcggcggtggcggcgaggGCGGCCTGGCTCTCCATCCCGGCGGCGTCCGAGCAGGCCTGGGCGTGGGGGGGCTGTGCTGGCCTCCCGCCGGCTGCGCTGAGGGGCCTCGAGCGCTGATTGGCGGAGGGCCGCGCGCAGGGGGCCCCTCGCTGATTGGGCCCCCGGAGGCGGCCGCGCGCGCGCCGATTGGCTCCCCCGAAGAGGAGCTGGACGGCTGCGAGCCCGACGCGGAGAAcggagcggagcctcccgccgcctccCCCGCCTCGCCTCCGCCCGGGGACCCGCTGCGCCAGGTGACGCTGCAGCTGGTGGCCTCGTACCTGCGGGAGGCGGCCGACCAGGAGCCCCCCAAGCAGGACGGCGGTTGCGGCGGCGGCGGGAAGTTCCTGCAGGGCCTGCTGGGCCGCTTCGGTCCCTGTCCCGGCGAGGCGGAGACGGCCGCCCGGGCCCTGGAGACGCTGCGGAGGGTCTGCGACGACATCATGGAGAAGCACCAGCTGGCCTTCCAAG GAATGCTGAGGAAAGTGCAGATTGACAAAGCAGATGACTTAAAGCTCATGTCAGAAGTTGCAACGCAGGTTTTCAACGATGGCATAACAAACTGGGGGCGAATTGTGACTCTCATTTCTTTTGGTGCCTTTGTTGCCAAACACTTGAAGAGCCTAAATCAGGAAAGCAGCATCAACACTTTGGCGGAGATTATCACAGAGGTGCTGgtgacagagaagagagagtggCTGCTGCATCACAATGCCTGG GAAGGCTTTGTTAAATTCTTCCATGTAGAGGACCTGGAAGGCAGCATCAGAAACATTCTGGTGGCTTTTGCAAGCGTGGCTGGCCTAGGAGCGAGCTTGGCTTACTTGATCCGGTGA
- the RFX5 gene encoding DNA-binding protein RFX5 isoform X1: protein MADDSCLLAKIVENGSEILEADVQVDCSTEPNTLLQKLKSTISKPVQSKVDSILQDVQKFSDYAKLYLYLQLPSGPSSGEKSLDLTSLNSAEQMHACTWIRNHLEEYLDTCLPKQDVYDAYKRYCDNLCSRSLSAANFGKIIREIFPNIKARRLGGRGQSKYCYSGIRRKTVVNMPPLPSLDLKETETLERTETTNPYNDKVVEAACALTCNWAQKILKRSFDSIVEVAQFLLQQHLISSRSAHADLVMATVVTEHAESSWGKRPPPKKSEPEAAENTAKAQPQAKPDNVPKPSAPSPRSEAKKPADVPPKKASSPQVNALVARLPLLLPRVQVQPRDHLVVSPGTATVHSPHPILAPKLTSTPVGGTVKMALSVGAPSSTLLASAVNGPTTLVSQPAAVPVINMVPVINVAVPPATENRLKPKSISSGAGGAPSVEAERSPCEPQKVKSPTKRPADRLREVTAKRRRGRPRKKPDEPPVPENSILRKELTKSKEDSDPVVVPAGSEDPPPAPDSVAPNSSLQNLTKESSQEEFSLGLEVKRPAPEEPREERSAEARNVIVAPPRRISPYHLSVIRTRMPTPLVSMPFGWGSRESPPLDQPEWYSSFDPDLQPTDLSMKSRPRDSPTTSGLWAPTGRLQRISADCEKPTEAAGSSEATRQGPS from the exons ATGGCGGATGACAGCTGCCTGTTGGCAAAGATCGTGGAAAATGGGAGCGAAATTTTGGAGGCTGATGTGCAGGTGGACTGCAGCACAGAGCCCAACACCCTGCTGCAGAAGCTGAAGAGCACCATCTC AAAGCCTGTCCAGAGCAAAGTCGACTCCATCTTG CAAGATGTCCAGAAGTTTTCAGACTACGCCAAACTTTATCTGTACCTTCAGCTGCCTTCAGGGCCGAGCTCAGGAGAAAAAAG CTTGGACCTCACTTCTCTCAATTCAGCAGAACAGATGCACGCCTGTACCTGGATACGGAACCACCTGGAGGAGTATCTCGATACCTGCTTGCCAAAACAAGACGTGTACGATGCTTACAA GCGCTACTGCGACAACCTGTGCAGCCGCTCCCTGAGTGCGGCAAATTTTGGCAAGATCATCAGGGAGATCTTTCCGAACATCAAAGCAAGAAGATTGGGTGGACGCGGGCAATCCAAATAT TGCTATAGCGGGATCCGTCGCAAAACGGTGGTCAACATGCCTCCCCTGCCCAGCCTGGACCTGAAAGAGACAGAGACC CTGGAGCGAACGGAGACCACCAACCCCTACAACGACAAGGTGGTCGAGGCGGCCTGCGCCCTGACTTGTAACTGGGCCCAGAAGATCCTCAAACGCTCCTTTGACAGCATCGTGGAGGTGGCCCAGTTCCTCCTGCAGCAGCACCTCATCAGCTCACGCTCGGCTCACGCCGACCTGGTCATGGCCACCGTGGTCACAG AACACGCTGAGAGCTCGTGGGGGAAGCGTCCTCCCCCAAAGAAAAGCGAGCCGGAAGCCGCGGAAAATACAGCCAAAGCACAACCTCAG GCTAAACCAGACAACGTGCCCAAGCCCTCGGCCCCCTCCCCACGGAGCGAAGCCAAGAAGCCAGCCGACGTTCCTCCCAAGAAGGCCAGCAGCCCACAGGTCAACGCCTTGGTGGCCCGTCTCCCTTTGCTGCTTCCCCGTGTGCAGGTCCAACCCAGGGACCACTTGGTGGTGTCTCCTGGGACGGCGACTGTCCACTCTCCCCACCCTATCCTGGCTCCTAAGCTTACTTCCACTCCGGTGGGGGGAACGGTCAAGATGGCACTCTCCGTGGGGGCACCCTCCTCCACTTTGCTAGCCTCGGCTGTGAATGGACCCACCACCCTGGTCAGCCAACCGGCCGCTGTGCCGGTCATCAACATGGTGCCAGTTATCAACGTGGCGGTCCCACCCGCAACCGAGAACCGGCTGAAGCCCAAAAGTATCTCCAGTGGGGCCGGCGGAGCACCCAGTGTTGAAGCTGAGCGGAGCCCATGTGAGCCGCAGAAAGTCAAGAGCCCCACCAAGCGGCCGGCAGACCGACTCAGAGAGGTGACCGCGAAGAGGAGGCGTGGCCGGCCACGGAAGAAGCCGGACGAGCCTCCTGTGCCGGAGAACAGCATCCTCAGAAAAGAGCTGACTAAAAGCAAGGAGGATTCAGACCCCGTTGTGGTGCCTGCAGGTAGCGAAGACCCTCCTCCTGCTCCGGATTCTGTTGCTCCGAATTCTTCCCTCCAGAACTTGACAAAAGAGAGTTCCCAAGAAGAGTTCTCCCTGGGATTGGAAGTCAAGAGACCGGCCCCCGAGGAGCCGAGGGAGGAAAGGTCGGCCGAGGCCAGGAACGTCATTGTGGCTCCCCCCAGGAGGATCTCGCCGTACCACCTCAGCGTCATCCGAACCAGGATGCCAACTCCTCTCGTCTCGATGCCCTTTGGATGGGGTTCACGGGAGTCCCCGCCACTGGACCAGCCAGAGTGGTACAGCTCCTTTGATCCTGACCTGCAGCCCACGGATCTTTCAATGAAATCTCGTCCCAGGGATAGTCCAACCACCTCGGGCTTGTGGGCGCCCACGGGACGTTTGCAGCGGATCAGTGCAGACTGTGAAAAGCCGACAGAGGCCGCAGGCAGCTCAGAGGCCACAAGACAAGGCCCCAGCTGA
- the RFX5 gene encoding DNA-binding protein RFX5 isoform X3, whose amino-acid sequence MSRSFQTTPNFICTFSCLQGRAQEKKSLDLTSLNSAEQMHACTWIRNHLEEYLDTCLPKQDVYDAYKRYCDNLCSRSLSAANFGKIIREIFPNIKARRLGGRGQSKYCYSGIRRKTVVNMPPLPSLDLKETETLERTETTNPYNDKVVEAACALTCNWAQKILKRSFDSIVEVAQFLLQQHLISSRSAHADLVMATVVTEHAESSWGKRPPPKKSEPEAAENTAKAQPQAKPDNVPKPSAPSPRSEAKKPADVPPKKASSPQVNALVARLPLLLPRVQVQPRDHLVVSPGTATVHSPHPILAPKLTSTPVGGTVKMALSVGAPSSTLLASAVNGPTTLVSQPAAVPVINMVPVINVAVPPATENRLKPKSISSGAGGAPSVEAERSPCEPQKVKSPTKRPADRLREVTAKRRRGRPRKKPDEPPVPENSILRKELTKSKEDSDPVVVPAGSEDPPPAPDSVAPNSSLQNLTKESSQEEFSLGLEVKRPAPEEPREERSAEARNVIVAPPRRISPYHLSVIRTRMPTPLVSMPFGWGSRESPPLDQPEWYSSFDPDLQPTDLSMKSRPRDSPTTSGLWAPTGRLQRISADCEKPTEAAGSSEATRQGPS is encoded by the exons ATGTCCAGAAGTTTTCAGACTACGCCAAACTTTATCTGTACCTTCAGCTGCCTTCAGGGCCGAGCTCAGGAGAAAAAA AGCTTGGACCTCACTTCTCTCAATTCAGCAGAACAGATGCACGCCTGTACCTGGATACGGAACCACCTGGAGGAGTATCTCGATACCTGCTTGCCAAAACAAGACGTGTACGATGCTTACAA GCGCTACTGCGACAACCTGTGCAGCCGCTCCCTGAGTGCGGCAAATTTTGGCAAGATCATCAGGGAGATCTTTCCGAACATCAAAGCAAGAAGATTGGGTGGACGCGGGCAATCCAAATAT TGCTATAGCGGGATCCGTCGCAAAACGGTGGTCAACATGCCTCCCCTGCCCAGCCTGGACCTGAAAGAGACAGAGACC CTGGAGCGAACGGAGACCACCAACCCCTACAACGACAAGGTGGTCGAGGCGGCCTGCGCCCTGACTTGTAACTGGGCCCAGAAGATCCTCAAACGCTCCTTTGACAGCATCGTGGAGGTGGCCCAGTTCCTCCTGCAGCAGCACCTCATCAGCTCACGCTCGGCTCACGCCGACCTGGTCATGGCCACCGTGGTCACAG AACACGCTGAGAGCTCGTGGGGGAAGCGTCCTCCCCCAAAGAAAAGCGAGCCGGAAGCCGCGGAAAATACAGCCAAAGCACAACCTCAG GCTAAACCAGACAACGTGCCCAAGCCCTCGGCCCCCTCCCCACGGAGCGAAGCCAAGAAGCCAGCCGACGTTCCTCCCAAGAAGGCCAGCAGCCCACAGGTCAACGCCTTGGTGGCCCGTCTCCCTTTGCTGCTTCCCCGTGTGCAGGTCCAACCCAGGGACCACTTGGTGGTGTCTCCTGGGACGGCGACTGTCCACTCTCCCCACCCTATCCTGGCTCCTAAGCTTACTTCCACTCCGGTGGGGGGAACGGTCAAGATGGCACTCTCCGTGGGGGCACCCTCCTCCACTTTGCTAGCCTCGGCTGTGAATGGACCCACCACCCTGGTCAGCCAACCGGCCGCTGTGCCGGTCATCAACATGGTGCCAGTTATCAACGTGGCGGTCCCACCCGCAACCGAGAACCGGCTGAAGCCCAAAAGTATCTCCAGTGGGGCCGGCGGAGCACCCAGTGTTGAAGCTGAGCGGAGCCCATGTGAGCCGCAGAAAGTCAAGAGCCCCACCAAGCGGCCGGCAGACCGACTCAGAGAGGTGACCGCGAAGAGGAGGCGTGGCCGGCCACGGAAGAAGCCGGACGAGCCTCCTGTGCCGGAGAACAGCATCCTCAGAAAAGAGCTGACTAAAAGCAAGGAGGATTCAGACCCCGTTGTGGTGCCTGCAGGTAGCGAAGACCCTCCTCCTGCTCCGGATTCTGTTGCTCCGAATTCTTCCCTCCAGAACTTGACAAAAGAGAGTTCCCAAGAAGAGTTCTCCCTGGGATTGGAAGTCAAGAGACCGGCCCCCGAGGAGCCGAGGGAGGAAAGGTCGGCCGAGGCCAGGAACGTCATTGTGGCTCCCCCCAGGAGGATCTCGCCGTACCACCTCAGCGTCATCCGAACCAGGATGCCAACTCCTCTCGTCTCGATGCCCTTTGGATGGGGTTCACGGGAGTCCCCGCCACTGGACCAGCCAGAGTGGTACAGCTCCTTTGATCCTGACCTGCAGCCCACGGATCTTTCAATGAAATCTCGTCCCAGGGATAGTCCAACCACCTCGGGCTTGTGGGCGCCCACGGGACGTTTGCAGCGGATCAGTGCAGACTGTGAAAAGCCGACAGAGGCCGCAGGCAGCTCAGAGGCCACAAGACAAGGCCCCAGCTGA
- the RFX5 gene encoding DNA-binding protein RFX5 isoform X2: MSRSFQTTPNFICTFSCLQGRAQEKKGEIWFWLCYRLSLDLTSLNSAEQMHACTWIRNHLEEYLDTCLPKQDVYDAYKRYCDNLCSRSLSAANFGKIIREIFPNIKARRLGGRGQSKYCYSGIRRKTVVNMPPLPSLDLKETETLERTETTNPYNDKVVEAACALTCNWAQKILKRSFDSIVEVAQFLLQQHLISSRSAHADLVMATVVTEHAESSWGKRPPPKKSEPEAAENTAKAQPQAKPDNVPKPSAPSPRSEAKKPADVPPKKASSPQVNALVARLPLLLPRVQVQPRDHLVVSPGTATVHSPHPILAPKLTSTPVGGTVKMALSVGAPSSTLLASAVNGPTTLVSQPAAVPVINMVPVINVAVPPATENRLKPKSISSGAGGAPSVEAERSPCEPQKVKSPTKRPADRLREVTAKRRRGRPRKKPDEPPVPENSILRKELTKSKEDSDPVVVPAGSEDPPPAPDSVAPNSSLQNLTKESSQEEFSLGLEVKRPAPEEPREERSAEARNVIVAPPRRISPYHLSVIRTRMPTPLVSMPFGWGSRESPPLDQPEWYSSFDPDLQPTDLSMKSRPRDSPTTSGLWAPTGRLQRISADCEKPTEAAGSSEATRQGPS; the protein is encoded by the exons ATGTCCAGAAGTTTTCAGACTACGCCAAACTTTATCTGTACCTTCAGCTGCCTTCAGGGCCGAGCTCAGGAGAAAAAAGGTGAAATATGGTTCTGGTTATGCTACAGATTAAG CTTGGACCTCACTTCTCTCAATTCAGCAGAACAGATGCACGCCTGTACCTGGATACGGAACCACCTGGAGGAGTATCTCGATACCTGCTTGCCAAAACAAGACGTGTACGATGCTTACAA GCGCTACTGCGACAACCTGTGCAGCCGCTCCCTGAGTGCGGCAAATTTTGGCAAGATCATCAGGGAGATCTTTCCGAACATCAAAGCAAGAAGATTGGGTGGACGCGGGCAATCCAAATAT TGCTATAGCGGGATCCGTCGCAAAACGGTGGTCAACATGCCTCCCCTGCCCAGCCTGGACCTGAAAGAGACAGAGACC CTGGAGCGAACGGAGACCACCAACCCCTACAACGACAAGGTGGTCGAGGCGGCCTGCGCCCTGACTTGTAACTGGGCCCAGAAGATCCTCAAACGCTCCTTTGACAGCATCGTGGAGGTGGCCCAGTTCCTCCTGCAGCAGCACCTCATCAGCTCACGCTCGGCTCACGCCGACCTGGTCATGGCCACCGTGGTCACAG AACACGCTGAGAGCTCGTGGGGGAAGCGTCCTCCCCCAAAGAAAAGCGAGCCGGAAGCCGCGGAAAATACAGCCAAAGCACAACCTCAG GCTAAACCAGACAACGTGCCCAAGCCCTCGGCCCCCTCCCCACGGAGCGAAGCCAAGAAGCCAGCCGACGTTCCTCCCAAGAAGGCCAGCAGCCCACAGGTCAACGCCTTGGTGGCCCGTCTCCCTTTGCTGCTTCCCCGTGTGCAGGTCCAACCCAGGGACCACTTGGTGGTGTCTCCTGGGACGGCGACTGTCCACTCTCCCCACCCTATCCTGGCTCCTAAGCTTACTTCCACTCCGGTGGGGGGAACGGTCAAGATGGCACTCTCCGTGGGGGCACCCTCCTCCACTTTGCTAGCCTCGGCTGTGAATGGACCCACCACCCTGGTCAGCCAACCGGCCGCTGTGCCGGTCATCAACATGGTGCCAGTTATCAACGTGGCGGTCCCACCCGCAACCGAGAACCGGCTGAAGCCCAAAAGTATCTCCAGTGGGGCCGGCGGAGCACCCAGTGTTGAAGCTGAGCGGAGCCCATGTGAGCCGCAGAAAGTCAAGAGCCCCACCAAGCGGCCGGCAGACCGACTCAGAGAGGTGACCGCGAAGAGGAGGCGTGGCCGGCCACGGAAGAAGCCGGACGAGCCTCCTGTGCCGGAGAACAGCATCCTCAGAAAAGAGCTGACTAAAAGCAAGGAGGATTCAGACCCCGTTGTGGTGCCTGCAGGTAGCGAAGACCCTCCTCCTGCTCCGGATTCTGTTGCTCCGAATTCTTCCCTCCAGAACTTGACAAAAGAGAGTTCCCAAGAAGAGTTCTCCCTGGGATTGGAAGTCAAGAGACCGGCCCCCGAGGAGCCGAGGGAGGAAAGGTCGGCCGAGGCCAGGAACGTCATTGTGGCTCCCCCCAGGAGGATCTCGCCGTACCACCTCAGCGTCATCCGAACCAGGATGCCAACTCCTCTCGTCTCGATGCCCTTTGGATGGGGTTCACGGGAGTCCCCGCCACTGGACCAGCCAGAGTGGTACAGCTCCTTTGATCCTGACCTGCAGCCCACGGATCTTTCAATGAAATCTCGTCCCAGGGATAGTCCAACCACCTCGGGCTTGTGGGCGCCCACGGGACGTTTGCAGCGGATCAGTGCAGACTGTGAAAAGCCGACAGAGGCCGCAGGCAGCTCAGAGGCCACAAGACAAGGCCCCAGCTGA
- the LOC131186609 gene encoding methanethiol oxidase-like — translation MRGPREKLIYVICVLNGTGTEMPDYLATVDVNPESPTFCQVIHRLQMPYINDELRCMSWNTGSSCFGDPTKKRNQLVLPGFNSSRIYIVDTGTDPQAPCLFKVIEPKEVFCKTNLATLRSARFLPSGDVVISSLGDLYGNAKGGFVVVDVESWEVKGTWNPPGDAAPQGFDFWFKPRHNVLVSTEAGAPKFFANGFNPEDLKKDRYGRRLNVWDWTTHCLVQSIDLGEDSEPLIVRFLHNPDAPHGYVGCTFDGALHHIFRKEDGSWATEKVVQIPKKLVTGWHQPEMTAFLIDIVISLDDRFLYLSNWFHGDVRQYDISDPHCPRLTGQVFVGGSIYKGGVVTVIKDEELDCQPDPFMLQGRRVYGGPEMLQLSLDGKRLYVTNSHYTPWDQRYYPQLVREGSVMLQIDVDTENGGLCVNPDFLVDFGKEPWGPARGRAMRYPGGDSTSDIWV, via the exons ATGAGAG gacCCCGAGAGAAGCTGATATACGTGATTTGCGTCTTAAATGGCACAGGGACCGAAATGCCGGATTATCTTGCCACAGTGGATGTTAATCCTGAATCTCCCACTTTTTGCCAA GTTATTCACCGTCTGCAAATGCCCTACATTAATGATGAGTTGCGCTGCATGAGCTGGAATACTGGTAGCAGCTGCTTTGGAGACCCTACCAAGAAACGCAACCAACTGGTTCTTCCTGGTTTCAACTCTTCACGGATTTATATTGTGGATACCGGGACTGACCCCCAAGCCCCCTGTCTGTTTAAA GTTATCGAACCTAAGGAGGTCTTCTGTAAAACCAACCTGGCTACATTACGTAGCGCACGCTTTCTGCCCTCTGGAGATGTTGTGATCAGCTCCTTAGGAGACCTGTATGGCAATGCAAAAG GAGGATTTGTTGTCGTGGATGTGGAATCATGGGAAGTGAAAGGCACCTGGAACCCCCCTGGGGACGCAGCTCCACAAGGATTTGATTTCTGGTTCAAACCAAGGCATAATGTCTTAGTCAGCACTGAAGCTGGAGCTCCCAAGTTCTTTGCGAATGGGTTCAACCCTGAAGATCTAAAGAAAG ACCGCTATGGCCGCCGCCTGAACGTGTGGGACTGGACAACCCATTGCCTTGTCCAGTCTATTGACCTGGGGGAGGATTCTGAACCCTTGATTGTCCGCTTTCTGCATAACCCAGACGCCCCACATGGCTATGTGGGCTGCACCTTCGACGGCGCTTTGCATCATATTTTCAGGAAGGAG GATGGGTCTTGGGCCACAGAGAAGGTTGTCCAGATTCCAAAGAAATTGGTCACTGGGTGGCACCAACCTGAAATGACAG CGTTCCTCATAGACATCGTCATCTCGCTGGATGACCGTTTCCTGTACCTGAGCAACTGGTTCCATGGTGATGTCCGACAGTACGACATCTCTGATCCTCACTGCCCTCGGCTGACGGGCCAG GTGTTTGTAGGAGGCAGCATCTACAAAGGCGGAGTGGTGACTGTGATTAAGGATGAAGAGCTGGACTGCCAACCAGATCCCTTCATGCTCCAG GGAAGGAGAGTATATGGAGGACccgaaatgcttcagctgagctTGGATGGGAAAAGGCTTTATGTCACCAACAGCCACTACACCCCATGGGACCAGCGATATTATCCACAACTGGTCAG GGAAGGGTCAGTCATGCTCCAGATTGACGTGGACACGGAGAACGGGGGTCTCTGTGTGAATCCGGACTTCCTGGTGGATTTCGGGAAGGAGCCGTGGGGTCCCGCTCGTGGCCGCGCAATGCGTTACCCCGGAGGAGACTCTACTTCGGACATCTGGGTCTGA